The following coding sequences are from one Aliarcobacter skirrowii CCUG 10374 window:
- the yedF gene encoding sulfurtransferase-like selenium metabolism protein YedF, protein MENKEIVPDYRIDMQGEPCPYPAINTLEAMKELNDGEILEIISDCPQSINNIPVDAKNHGYKVLLIDSDGPTIRYILQK, encoded by the coding sequence ATGGAAAATAAAGAGATAGTTCCAGATTATAGAATAGATATGCAAGGTGAGCCTTGTCCATATCCAGCAATAAACACTCTTGAGGCAATGAAAGAGTTAAATGATGGTGAGATTTTAGAGATAATTAGTGATTGTCCACAAAGTATAAACAATATTCCAGTTGATGCAAAAAATCATGGATATAAAGTTTTATTAATAGATAGCGATGGACCAACTATTAGATATATTCTTCAAAAATAA
- a CDS encoding diheme cytochrome c: MKKIALLSLATCCLFAGKMDVTIKPVDNTIYEKECGSCHFAYPAGLLSSSSWNKMMSNLDNHFGDDATVDKETFQTLVSYLNENSAEKSMNYKRSRKIVENLNGSIPDSISKMPYMKRKHEDIKEHLITQKEVKGMFNCTACHQNAKKGIFSDDDVNIPNYGKWED, translated from the coding sequence ATGAAAAAAATAGCTCTTTTAAGTTTGGCTACTTGCTGTTTATTTGCTGGAAAAATGGATGTAACTATTAAACCAGTTGACAATACAATTTATGAAAAAGAGTGTGGTAGTTGCCACTTTGCATATCCAGCTGGATTATTATCAAGTAGTTCTTGGAATAAAATGATGTCAAATTTAGATAACCACTTTGGAGATGATGCAACTGTAGATAAAGAGACTTTTCAAACATTAGTTAGCTATTTAAATGAAAATAGTGCTGAAAAAAGTATGAATTATAAAAGAAGTAGAAAAATAGTTGAGAATTTAAATGGATCTATTCCTGACTCTATTTCAAAAATGCCTTATATGAAAAGAAAGCATGAAGATATAAAAGAGCATTTAATAACTCAAAAAGAGGTTAAAGGTATGTTTAATTGTACAGCTTGTCATCAAAATGCAAAAAAAGGTATATTTAGTGACGATGATGTAAATATTCCAAATTATGGAAAATGGGAAGATTAA
- a CDS encoding DUF1924 domain-containing protein produces MKNFLFLVLISTLSFSATVDDFLNSLKQEVLKTDSSFRDFDFKRGEEIFLSKHIGKKGELISCESCHGTNLHEENQNYFTGKQIDALSPKANPKRFTDKKEIEKWLKRNFNDVYNREGTALEKGDVITYIINK; encoded by the coding sequence ATGAAAAATTTTCTATTTTTAGTATTAATTTCGACTTTAAGTTTTAGTGCTACAGTTGATGATTTTTTAAACTCTTTAAAACAAGAGGTTTTAAAAACAGATTCATCTTTTAGAGATTTTGATTTTAAAAGAGGTGAAGAGATATTTTTATCAAAACATATTGGGAAGAAAGGTGAGTTAATCTCTTGTGAATCTTGTCATGGTACAAATTTACATGAAGAAAATCAAAACTATTTTACAGGTAAACAAATAGATGCTCTATCTCCAAAAGCAAATCCAAAAAGATTTACAGATAAAAAAGAGATTGAGAAATGGTTAAAAAGAAACTTCAATGATGTTTATAATCGTGAAGGAACAGCACTTGAAAAAGGTGATGTAATAACTTACATCATAAATAAATAA
- a CDS encoding phosphoethanolamine transferase, translating to MKTISQTKLIIFSSIFFTIFYNFKCFKELFATYGFSGLNSLYFLSTTILLISLITLLITLFSSKYTTKAILITLFAISAFTAYFMDTYGVVIDSEMLRNSMQTDLKESKDLLSFKLFLYILFLAIIPIFYISKLQIVYKPIKQEVLSKIKTIILALLIIITILFSFSKFYTSFFREHKVLRYNVNPIYWLYSVGNYIHKTFDTAILTIKQIGQDSKVVEPKNEPKELIILVVGETARADRFSINGYHKETNPLLKQEDIINFPNMISCGTSTALSVPCMFSIYEKSSYSYKKGISTYNVLDVLKNTQDIAILWRDNNSDSKGVALRVDYEDFKTSKTNPICDEECRDEGMLVGLENYIEKNKNKDILIILHQMGNHGPAYYKRYPKDFEKFTPVCKTNQLENCSEDEINNAYDNAILYTDYFLSKSINFLKKYNESHETALVYISDHGESLGENGIYLHGMPYAFAPKEQINVASFIWLGDGAMEHEYDKTKLKSYKDEKFSHDNLFHTLLGLFEIKSEVYKKEMDILSDVRKAE from the coding sequence ATGAAGACAATTTCTCAAACAAAACTTATAATATTTAGCTCAATATTCTTTACAATATTTTATAACTTCAAATGTTTTAAAGAACTTTTTGCCACTTACGGTTTTAGTGGTTTAAACAGTCTCTATTTTCTATCAACTACAATTTTATTGATATCTTTGATAACTCTTTTAATAACTCTTTTTAGCTCAAAATATACAACAAAAGCAATTTTGATAACTCTTTTTGCAATTTCAGCATTTACAGCTTATTTTATGGATACTTACGGTGTTGTAATTGACTCTGAAATGCTTAGAAATAGTATGCAAACTGATTTAAAAGAGTCAAAAGATTTACTTAGCTTTAAACTATTTTTATATATTTTATTTCTTGCTATTATCCCAATATTTTATATTTCAAAACTTCAAATAGTTTATAAACCTATAAAGCAAGAGGTATTATCAAAAATAAAAACTATAATTTTAGCTCTTTTAATAATTATTACAATACTTTTTTCTTTTAGTAAGTTTTATACATCATTTTTTAGAGAACATAAAGTTTTAAGATACAATGTAAATCCTATTTATTGGCTATATAGTGTAGGAAACTATATTCACAAAACTTTTGATACAGCTATTTTAACAATAAAACAAATAGGTCAAGATTCTAAAGTAGTTGAACCAAAAAATGAACCAAAAGAGCTAATTATATTAGTTGTAGGAGAGACAGCAAGAGCCGATAGATTCTCAATAAATGGTTACCATAAAGAGACAAATCCACTATTAAAGCAAGAAGATATTATAAATTTTCCAAATATGATTTCATGTGGAACTTCAACAGCTTTATCTGTTCCTTGTATGTTCTCAATATATGAAAAAAGCAGTTATAGTTATAAAAAAGGTATATCAACTTACAATGTATTAGATGTACTTAAAAATACACAAGATATAGCTATTTTATGGAGAGATAATAACTCTGATTCAAAAGGAGTTGCACTTAGAGTTGATTATGAAGATTTTAAAACTTCTAAAACAAACCCTATTTGCGATGAAGAGTGTAGAGATGAGGGAATGCTTGTTGGACTTGAAAATTATATTGAAAAAAACAAAAACAAAGATATATTAATTATTCTTCATCAAATGGGAAATCATGGACCTGCCTATTATAAAAGATATCCAAAAGATTTTGAAAAATTCACTCCTGTTTGTAAAACAAATCAATTAGAAAACTGCTCTGAAGATGAGATAAATAATGCTTACGATAATGCAATTTTATATACAGACTATTTTTTATCAAAATCAATTAATTTTCTAAAAAAATATAACGAAAGCCATGAAACAGCTTTGGTTTATATATCAGATCATGGAGAGAGTTTGGGTGAGAATGGTATCTATCTTCATGGAATGCCTTATGCCTTTGCTCCAAAAGAGCAGATAAATGTAGCATCTTTTATTTGGTTAGGAGATGGTGCTATGGAACATGAATATGATAAAACAAAATTAAAATCATATAAAGATGAAAAGTTTTCTCACGATAATCTATTTCATACACTTTTAGGACTTTTTGAAATAAAAAGCGAGGTATATAAAAAAGAGATGGATATTTTAAGTGATGTAAGAAAAGCTGAATAA